Within Dreissena polymorpha isolate Duluth1 chromosome 13, UMN_Dpol_1.0, whole genome shotgun sequence, the genomic segment GGTCCGTATCAATCTGATCCTTTGCAGCCTGAACACTCGCACAGTTTAGGAATGCTTCGTCACAATACGCACGTGCCTCTTCGGCGCTCATATTACCAGGAGCTGACGTAGACTCTCgctattaaattgtttaataaaaacatttgcaTAACCTTGATTACAAATGGTTTGGAAGGTCCATTATGAAACTTGAATTAAAATTCCGAAAGAAAATTTACACCAAAACAAGTTAAATCTGAAGTAGAAACCATAATACCTTGTTGCGTATTTGAAGAACCTTATTTTTCCAGGAGTTTGTCATTGTATGGAGTCGCTGCTTCACATGATCTTCAACTCTGTGTTTCTTAAGTTTACTAACCGCACCTCTCTTATCTCTGGATACAAGAAGGGTACCAGTTATCAGTTTGCCACGTCTAAAAACTGGAGTTTTACAAGAATCGTCCTCGTGCTTGGAGCAGACGGACTGAAAGTTGTTTGCTGATAAACCAGGACAAATACAAAACGTTTGATCCCGATTCCAAGGCAACGTATTCTCGTAAACAGCCGGGTTAAGCAAGCTCTCTTTCCATTTGTGTGTAAGGCTTGAAACAGAAAGTATTCCATCACATGTACAAAGACGCTTGAAATATAAATCACTTCCCCTgaagacaataataaatatatactacACCGAATCGCGCATATGTTTACCTTAATGGTGACACAAATATACAATAggacaaaaaaaacatttcccgCAAATTAAATATATGCGCATTTTAATAGTGTAACAAGGGAACTTACTCCCACGAGAAAGAGAATTCATCCGGGTACACAGCCCAATACCAGACCCTGTCAGAGTTATCAAAACTTGGTGTCCACAAAGTGCCACTGTCTCGCATAATAAAATCATCGTCTGGATTGCCGTTATAATTTCCACACAATCCTTCAACCTGATTGAAGTCATGTGGTGACGGATAGATGTCAACATTCATCACGTAGTTACCCCATGTCATCAAGTATATGTTCACAGACATCCCGGTTGGGAGGATGATCTAGTATggaaatataatgatatataattcAGATTTGTTTATAAGTTATACAATTCACAAATACACATTGATAAATATAAGGCCAGGAACATATTATATCAACACAAAATGAAGAGCTTCCTAAGGTTCGGTCAACATACCTTTTAATATGCAGGTGCTGTCTTAAAAAAGGGTGCATgccatttaaattacattcttaACATATGTAAAACGTGATATTAAACATGTACAAAGAATGAATAAATTGTTCTCAGAAACGAACGTGTACTACAGTATTACGTCACAAAGTCCTAAGCTAGGTCTGACCACGATTTCAGAACACTAGTATTTATCGCTTGACAGGCACCTTATATTCCGAAGAACTTTCCCGGTACACTTTCAGTGCTTCATCCTTATTGGATAGATACTTTGTTAGGTGTCCGCTGCAATGGTTTATGGTGAATATATCACCGCCAGCTTTAACGTTTACGGCGCAAGCACATGTTGGTATTAGACCCCAAGTGGAACAAGGCTGAGTTATCATGTCGACCTTGAAATATTTTTGTCAGTGGGTTTATGTTATCATTACACATTTTTAGAAGaaaaatgcaaacataaataGCATTGTTTAACCATTCTGTTTATTGTATGCATTAGgcaaatgtttattgttttatttttctgtaaatTCGACAAGTGACTACTAATGAATTGATAAAGTGAAACACATATATTATGCATATTAACGTAAAATATCTTACTTCAATGGGGTATTTCTTGTGACGGACAAGGATGAATTCGCCGGAATTTTGGTTTTCGTACGAGctgaacaaaacatttaaatatatggtAAAATATTAGAGACTACGAATGTACATAAACCAAGATTAATTAAGTAATGCAAATAGACTCTCAATTGGTTCTTAAAATATGATATCTAAAGTATATGAATCTAAATATTGTAATGAGCGCTTGATCCATTGAAGAAAGCTTTTATGATTCTTCTTCTAGTGATTATTTCATGCTCATCACACCTTTCTTGTCTTAATTGGTTGAAATTTATAAGCCTGGAAGAAACAAGTTTAAAAACCTACACCACCAAAAGACTAACTTACGAAGAATCTTCAGTAGCTAACAAGATATATACGAACAAACATATACATACCGTCCGTCAAAAGTTCCCATATGCGGATCAACATGAGAATAACAAGGGCTGTTATGAATCGAATTGCCATCAGTTACATGTACCTACAAACAACGtacttataaaacataaaataccttcacatgcattaaacatacATATCGGACGTTTCCTCGTGTTATAGTTGCAAGTGTCGATCATGCTGGCATTATTCTAGTAAGAACTCATAAACAGTCGTATTAATAAgcaaacaaaatacatgtttcgTTATTCTCGCGAAATTAACATTCAaagcaaaaacatttttatttaatttaaaaaatagtgtAAGGATTTACTTCAATTGTGGTTGCAAACCCTTGCCATAGCTTCTTTTGATTATCATCCGAGTATGTTTGAAGTGTTAATTGAAAATCTCTTGTTAAGtcatatttgttattgttttttgcgACAATTGTTATAGTTGTTTCATGTTTCGTTAAGACAAACGTTTCCATGTCATTTTTGGTTGATCCTGTTATTCTGCCTCCGCAGGTATCGCTATGCAACACTGCTATGGTCGAACCCATGCAATCGTAGGAATCCGACTGGTCATGTACAAGGTACTGAAGTCGACAATTTCCAGAGTGTGTACCACAACCAAACGGAACGTAGAGTGTTACAGTAAATGACGCACTTTGTCCTCGCGGAAATGTAAGGGATGTAGCTGAAATCTGCAATCATTAAATATACtattgtacatttaaatgtgttatCAGTGACATCATTTTCGAAAAAACAAGTACAAACTAGTTTTATGTCTGAAACAATTTCCAGTAAAACATGCAATCTTATGAACACAGATGATGTATGTTCGACTAAATGAAAGATCATTCCCGCGCAACAATTTCACTATTTGTTTCGGGTAGGTTTTAAATGTACCATTCTACGACAACTTCAGGTTTGTTCAATAACTCATTGCAAACCTAGGATACATTGTAAACATTAGGAACATTTCTCATTTATACAGCTGATACATACTAACACGAATTATGAGGGCTCGCAATCGATCAAACGAAATATACTCACTGTCATTGGTGTAAATTCGTTGCTTTCTACTGTCTTTAATTCAAATGCACCACTATCGTTGTAGGCTATTACTCGACAATGCAACTGGAAGTATTGATCACGTattaaacacaaatacaataattgcaataaaatattgcaCGCAAAATGAGATCAATAATTTAACGTGCAATCATCTAATTTTATGACATGTACGATGAGAATAAATTGAAACATGccttacaaatattaaaatacccTTAAAACACTACATTATTATATCATTAGTTGAAGATAAAACATCAGTTTTAAACTCTCACGAAATATTACTTTTCATGGGTACACTTATTGTTATCAAACATTCTTAAGTCTCTATGATAGGTCAAATACACATGTGTATTTACCTTTGAGTCAAACTGAAATACCGTAGCGTTTAACTCGTAGAGTTTGACGTCATTTAATACTGACGCTTCTGATGCTTTGGACGAGTCTACTATATCGGTAGAATAAATCTCTTCGCCTTGCACATACCTTTTCAGTTTAAGTAAACATATTTGATTTAATAATGTAAAGCAAAGTTGTGTTGTTTGGGGTTATCAAATAGGTTTAATAACGTTTATATACGTCGAATTTCACTTACATTTATCATACAATAATATTCTTCAAAGTCAATCTAAGGGAACACTTAATGAATACAAAAATGTGTCTGCATACCATTTGATCTTGTAATAGAAACCATGATCTATACTGTAGTCACATCGGAAAATCGCAAAGTGTTCGTTATGTTCAATATACTGAGCAACGAAAATGCCAACTCTGTTAAGATATAGTACTCCTGGTTCTGAAAAAAAGTTTCAACGACAACAAAGTACTTTTACAATTACAGTTTACCCATTAACATTCCTAAagcaatacaaatacaatttaaatgacattgaaCAGGAGACACAAAACGTACTCTTTAGTGTACACTTAGCATTGTTCATATTATACTTTTCGCCACAAACGCAAACTCTTGGTTTGGCAATATCACAAATCGCACCCTTGACCAGCCCACATTCGGCATCGGTGAGACAAGAACTCCCGAGTCCTGTTGTAATCgaataaacaatacatatttaatagAACTCCAAACATATCTAAATTTACAAAGCGCATACATTAACCGGAGTAAGGCATACATGCATTTTGTTGTGTTCAGCTGTTAACTCGTTGCAAACAGCATTGTAATATGCAATCTATTTCAGCTAACGCATATTTGTTACTCGTTATTTGTTTATAGACATTTCATTTCCATATAATTTTttgataaatataacaaaaaaattcCTATATGGAATAAGAGAACGAAGTAAGAACGTGAATGGAACCtttgtaaacaaaatcaaataaagaGAGAAGCGTTACCTTTGTTTTCACACAAGCCATTTATTCTGTTAAGCTCTGATGTTACCGAGCACGTGCATGCTTTATTGATGCATTTCACATTTGCTATTCCACCACAACCAAGGTCGTCAGTGCAGCCTGAGTCAAAATACACGTACAGAAAATTAATAAATGACGTTGGTTATATAATGTGGTAAATATTAAATGCTCACTATTAATGTCTAGTAATTTAAAACGTAAATAGTAGTACATGTTTTATGCATACTTCACGcagtaaaagaaaagaaaatttagCTGCTCTGAACGATTTAAATAGTGTACCTACGTTTTTGTACACACGCGTCATTTGAAGCTCTATGTGTGCTTGCACAAGAACACGTTTTCGTAACAACGTCACAAAACACTTCACCGAGAATGTGTTGGCAATTATTTGAGCCCGGTTTGCAATCATCCCCGGGCACTGTGTAATCAATTTATACTTTCGTCAAAGataattatgcaattttaaaagcTCAATTCCTAGCATTCAATTACGATCATTAGACAGTTATTGCTTTTTTTACAATGTGTTTACACTTTTAATAACACGAATAATACGATACAATAACCATAAGGCTATAACGCAATATTTGAATTTGAGTGTCTACCTCTAGGAACGCAGGCGTTTCCTTCAACCTTTCTGGTGTCGTCACAAACGCAGATGTTCCTTTCTGAGTCACATTTTGCATTTTTCACAAAGGCACAGGCTTCGTCAACATAGCACGTGTCTCCGATACCTATAACAGTGGTAATCAAACCATTATTATGCATCGTATGAACATAGtagtgtttaattttaaataatcgAGGTTGCCCCCACAACAGATTGACAGCAACTCGTGAATGGCATATCTACTAACTACATCATACCTCTGCTCTTGCATTCCCCCGTTGTTGTATCGAGTACCGCTGCGATTGAACACGTACATATTCCATTCCTGCATTCAccgtttgaaatatgtttgcaaggTGAAGGATCGGAAAATGTACAAGCTAAAAAAATGAATAGCAATGACGAACGATAATTAAAAAATGctatacaaacaaaaacacatagaATGATAGTATGCTATTATAACCTCTCTGAAGTGCATGCATAGTGAATGTAACCAGTTGAAACTTGGAATTCCTTGATCAAAACGAAACAATATATACCTAGGTGACTTTCGTTTGCTATGTGTTGTTAGTTAAACTGATTAATGTTTATTATACATATGTAGTTTTACGATTCATGTCTTGCTCCTTAACCACCATTACAGAAAGATTGTTTTCGCTGAGTTCTTGGTCCTCTTTGagcttttatattgttttaaatgtgtccGTTGTAATAAGTAAAGtgcatgcatatatttatatttccttACATATCGTAGAACATTTCCCTCCAACCACTTTACGTGTATCGTAGCATCTGCATTGTTTTGTCTTTAGGCTGCAGGTAGCGTCACCTTGAATGTTGTCACAGTCGTCACCACCTGGTGTGCATGAGTCCCCTGGACCTGAAACCGCCCCATGAATTATAATGTTATATACGGCACACATAACAAAACACAAGCTTGTATCAGTTTTGTTGCTACAGCTATAAACCTAATGTCGTATGGTACACATCTTAACAGGTACCCATTGCACGACACATCGTGGTGATGATTCAGTACTTTTACAGGTGTTTATTAATCATCAATGATCACTTGGTACGACCTAATCATTTACACGTGTTCATATTGCAATCAAAGGTTACCGAAGATAGACGACATGTATTAATACAGCAATGTCATACCTTTAGGTGCACATTTGCCCTTACTAAATGTAAACTGCCTATCACATGCGCATGTGTTGGTTCTTTGGTCATCGCATAATGCACCGCTGACATGTTTGCAATCGTCTTCAGTCGTGCAATTACTACCGATTCCTGAAATGCATATCTTTTATGCATAATTGCTATTTTAATTGGGTTATTTGTATAAATCCAGAAAAACACCAATGCATCAAAAAGATAACACGCAATGTATTGGCTGATTTGGCAAATGCCAAAAAGACATACAAAACCGGAAAATATATGCAGCAGTGTGAACATATCGCTATATTTAAACAAATGCCtataaataaatgattaaatcattaaataatacataaatatatagatGCAAGATACATACTCTTCATGTCGCATTTCCCTTGTGTCGTATTCAGTTCTGCATTATTTGCACAGGAGCAAACATTGGCATGGCATTCCGCAAGAGAAATGGATGAACATTTTTCTGTTCCTTCCGTCGTTGTACATCCTGAATGATATCGAAAATAGTTTGAGTAGGTACAAGATATTGGCAAACCTCTTCATggtattacataattatttaataacacGAGTATTATGTGTTTAATATAACCATTCAGCAATGTTTGGTAAGTAATATGAAGATTTTTTACAAAggcaatttaatttattttttagcaatATCAAATTATGACTATATTAACACTTAAAATTTCATTATGTGATGTTATTAACCTACCTATTTGCGAGCAGACACCGTTTGTTTCTTCAAAGGTGTCAGCGCATGCGCATTTCTTTGTCTTAGCGTTGCAGTAGGCCACTCCTGGTACACTGTCACAGTGCCTTTCACCGTGAATGCAGTAGTCACCGGGAACTTATAATTGAATAGCAAATATTTGTGCATG encodes:
- the LOC127854764 gene encoding multiple epidermal growth factor-like domains protein 10; translation: MIRKKFARSDTIAYAQECMNNSRLPGDYCIHGERHCDSVPGVAYCNAKTKKCACADTFEETNGVCSQIGCTTTEGTEKCSSISLAECHANVCSCANNAELNTTQGKCDMKRIGSNCTTEDDCKHVSGALCDDQRTNTCACDRQFTFSKGKCAPKGPGDSCTPGGDDCDNIQGDATCSLKTKQCRCYDTRKVVGGKCSTISCTFSDPSPCKHISNGECRNGICTCSIAAVLDTTTGECKSRGMM